In Oleiharenicola lentus, the following are encoded in one genomic region:
- a CDS encoding YebC/PmpR family DNA-binding transcriptional regulator has protein sequence MGRQWLHAKRAIVNLKKGQVVGKLVKEITVAAKLGGGDPAGNARLFAAVEKAKKASVTRDVIERAIAKGAGTGGDKSSLDHVVYEGYAPHKVAVIVEVYTDNQQRTAPEIRVLFKKGVLGAAHSNKFLFDHVGMVEAHTAAAGTDLETAAIEAGANDFSPLTHAENDDIPEGATGARFITDRAGVHTVSTWLKANGWTVVTAELGYLPKQFPELDDTARAEVGEFLHELSEHDDVQRVWAAVK, from the coding sequence ATGGGACGTCAATGGCTGCATGCGAAACGCGCGATCGTAAACCTCAAGAAAGGCCAGGTGGTCGGCAAGCTGGTGAAGGAAATCACCGTGGCCGCCAAGCTCGGCGGCGGCGACCCCGCGGGCAACGCCCGGCTCTTCGCCGCGGTGGAAAAGGCCAAGAAGGCCAGCGTCACCCGTGACGTCATCGAGCGCGCCATCGCCAAGGGCGCCGGCACCGGCGGCGACAAGAGCTCGCTGGACCACGTCGTCTATGAGGGCTATGCGCCGCACAAGGTCGCGGTGATCGTCGAGGTCTATACGGACAACCAGCAGCGCACCGCCCCGGAAATCCGCGTGCTCTTCAAGAAGGGCGTGCTCGGCGCCGCGCACAGCAACAAGTTCCTCTTCGACCACGTCGGCATGGTGGAGGCGCACACCGCCGCGGCCGGCACGGACCTCGAGACCGCCGCGATCGAGGCCGGCGCCAACGATTTCTCGCCGCTGACGCACGCGGAGAACGACGACATCCCGGAAGGCGCCACCGGCGCGCGCTTCATCACGGATCGGGCCGGCGTGCACACGGTCTCCACCTGGCTCAAGGCCAACGGCTGGACCGTCGTCACCGCCGAGCTCGGTTACCTGCCCAAGCAGTTCCCCGAGCTGGACGACACGGCCCGCGCCGAGGTCGGCGAGTTCCTGCACGAACTGTCGGAGCACGACGACGTGCAGCGCGTCTGGGCCGCGGTGAAATAA
- a CDS encoding DNA-3-methyladenine glycosylase I, with protein sequence MPATDPSAPPRCPWAEAELQHVYHDTEWGVPSHDDRHFFEMLILEGAQAGLSWATILARRENYRAAYGGFEPAAVARQDEKKQARLLADPGIIRNRLKIQAAVINARAFLGVQAEFGSFDRYVWGFVQGRPRVNRWTAPAQVPARTAESDALSRDLKKRGFKFVGTTICYAFMQATGLVNDHLVSCPRHQACAKLR encoded by the coding sequence ATGCCCGCCACCGACCCCTCCGCCCCGCCGCGCTGCCCCTGGGCCGAGGCCGAACTCCAGCACGTTTACCACGACACCGAATGGGGCGTGCCTTCGCACGACGACCGTCACTTTTTCGAGATGCTGATTCTCGAGGGCGCCCAGGCCGGTTTGAGCTGGGCCACGATCCTCGCCCGGCGCGAAAACTACCGCGCGGCCTACGGCGGCTTCGAGCCGGCCGCGGTCGCCCGCCAGGACGAGAAGAAGCAGGCGCGGCTGCTCGCCGACCCGGGCATCATCCGCAACCGGCTCAAGATCCAGGCCGCGGTGATCAACGCCCGCGCCTTCCTCGGCGTGCAGGCGGAATTCGGCTCCTTCGACCGCTACGTCTGGGGCTTTGTGCAGGGCCGCCCCCGCGTGAACCGCTGGACCGCCCCGGCGCAGGTCCCGGCGCGCACCGCGGAGTCCGACGCTCTGAGCCGGGACCTGAAGAAGCGCGGCTTCAAATTTGTGGGCACGACCATCTGCTACGCCTTCATGCAGGCCACCGGATTGGTGAATGACCACCTCGTGTCCTGTCCGCGGCACCAGGCCTGTGCGAAGCTGCGGTGA
- a CDS encoding DMT family transporter: protein MSWIVGSLLSALFLGFYDLSKKHALHGNAVLPVLFLSTVCGAVVWLALLGVGMAVPAALPAAFVPAPMTPGQHGLVFLKSVIVASSWAFTYFGIKHLPLSLAAPIRATGPLWTLLGALIVLGERPSWLENAGIFVTLASFWGLSVAGRAEGVHFHRNKWVGCMVAGTLCGAVSGLYDKHLLGTVGLSAAQVQAWFTLYLPVVMLPLIVGWWRRWWPRNEFHWRWSIALIALSLLVADFVYFEALRDPEALVSVVSSLRRGSTLVAFAGGIWLFHETKGAAKLPAVLGIVAGITLTLLG from the coding sequence ATGTCCTGGATTGTCGGCAGCCTTCTCTCCGCCCTGTTCCTCGGTTTCTACGACCTGAGCAAGAAACACGCGCTGCACGGCAACGCCGTCCTGCCCGTGCTGTTCCTGAGCACGGTCTGCGGCGCGGTTGTGTGGCTGGCCCTGCTCGGAGTCGGGATGGCGGTCCCGGCGGCGCTGCCCGCTGCCTTCGTGCCGGCGCCGATGACGCCCGGGCAGCATGGGTTGGTTTTCCTGAAGTCCGTGATCGTGGCCTCGTCGTGGGCCTTCACCTATTTTGGCATCAAACACCTGCCGCTATCGCTGGCGGCGCCGATCCGGGCCACCGGGCCGCTCTGGACTCTGCTCGGCGCGCTCATCGTGCTCGGCGAGCGTCCCTCCTGGCTGGAGAACGCGGGGATTTTCGTGACGCTGGCGTCGTTCTGGGGCCTCTCGGTCGCGGGACGCGCGGAGGGCGTGCATTTCCACCGCAACAAGTGGGTGGGCTGCATGGTGGCCGGCACGCTCTGCGGCGCGGTGAGCGGACTCTACGACAAGCACCTGCTCGGCACCGTGGGCCTGAGCGCGGCGCAGGTGCAGGCCTGGTTCACGCTCTACCTGCCCGTGGTGATGCTGCCGCTCATCGTGGGCTGGTGGCGCCGCTGGTGGCCGCGCAACGAGTTTCACTGGCGCTGGAGCATCGCGCTCATCGCGCTGTCGCTGCTGGTGGCGGACTTTGTGTATTTCGAGGCGCTGCGCGATCCCGAGGCGCTCGTTTCCGTCGTCTCCAGCCTGCGCCGCGGCAGCACGCTGGTGGCCTTCGCCGGCGGCATCTGGCTGTTTCACGAGACGAAGGGCGCGGCGAAGCTGCCGGCCGTGCTGGGCATCGTCGCCGGCATCACGCTGACCCTCCTCGGTTGA
- a CDS encoding transporter substrate-binding domain-containing protein: MTTPHRALRQGACLAGLLLALTLRAEPVTAPAANLRPLAARQPLIVGVTTDSYPYGFIDAQGRATGFSTDLLDAVARVMQLEIKRVAMPGRELHDRFREGEFDMLQIYSQTAERDSYSDFTVPFLTLRGAVFIQEKGSPIRRLEDFNGRKFAIIGTRSMGERFIADHGLRVDQVSVSASEEALRLISRGEVAGSFLSQLTALSVIEERRIGNVAMFGEPLAGYDIRHCFAVHKGDALLLARLNEGLSILHRTGEFGEIYQRWFGRIDSPLITRDQAVNYGLILLTLGLAGALTAYLRLRFLHRRIATQADELNRQQILLRALYDNIPLTVCVLEATDSGGHRVLLLNRAAEVLFALPAGTAAGRLLDELPLEPELRAELTGFISRNRAVSSLVRENRHLPRTNRDFSLMLVPLLSGPAEIRRCCLLLEDTTERRRLDEEVAQSRKLRAVGELVGGIAHEFNNLLTPILLKSGEIMLDRPQDRELGKSVGLIASTAQRAAELTRRLLTFGRKNESRPEVVRLSAAIDSCFALLRLTMDRRIRWQNDTPAELPPLYLNATDLNQILVNLILNARDTLLDRLQVPHPDTWIPQIRIDAAAVPAEARPALADVPTPGLTGWVRLVVQDNGMGMPAEVRERIYEPFFTTKSVGQGTGLGLATVWHLVHMCGGHIEVDSVPGEGTSFLIFLPILPAPLPTIPISAPANLHPSGNARVFLAEDDDFVAQTVTAVLKREGHVIHREPDGSTAWQTLETRSEEFDLLVLDVNMPGLSGIDVLRRVRAAGRYRGPVIVMSGRLGSEEMELLTAARVDCIIHKPFEVADLIANLRKVLANRRAG, translated from the coding sequence ATGACCACCCCGCATCGAGCGCTCCGGCAAGGAGCCTGCCTTGCCGGCCTGCTGCTTGCCCTGACGCTGCGCGCCGAACCCGTCACCGCGCCGGCGGCAAACCTCCGGCCGCTGGCGGCGCGGCAGCCCCTCATCGTCGGCGTGACCACCGATAGCTATCCCTACGGGTTCATCGACGCCCAGGGCCGGGCCACCGGATTTTCCACGGACCTGCTGGATGCCGTGGCGCGCGTGATGCAGCTGGAGATCAAGCGGGTGGCGATGCCGGGGCGCGAGCTGCACGACCGGTTCCGCGAGGGCGAGTTCGACATGCTGCAGATTTACAGCCAGACGGCCGAGCGCGACAGCTACTCCGACTTCACGGTGCCGTTTCTCACCCTGCGTGGCGCGGTGTTCATCCAGGAAAAGGGCAGCCCCATCCGCCGGCTGGAGGATTTCAACGGCCGGAAGTTTGCCATCATCGGCACGCGCAGCATGGGCGAGCGCTTCATCGCCGACCACGGGCTCCGGGTGGATCAGGTGTCCGTGAGCGCCAGTGAGGAGGCGCTCCGGCTGATCTCACGCGGCGAGGTGGCCGGCAGCTTCCTTTCCCAGCTCACCGCCCTTTCCGTGATCGAGGAGCGCCGGATCGGCAACGTGGCGATGTTTGGCGAACCGCTCGCAGGCTACGACATCCGGCATTGTTTTGCCGTGCACAAGGGCGATGCGCTGCTGCTGGCCCGGCTCAACGAAGGCCTGTCCATCCTCCATCGCACCGGCGAATTCGGCGAGATCTACCAGCGCTGGTTCGGCCGGATCGACTCGCCGCTGATCACGCGCGACCAGGCGGTGAACTACGGCCTGATCCTGCTGACGCTCGGTCTCGCCGGCGCGCTTACCGCCTACCTCCGCCTCCGCTTCCTGCACCGCCGCATCGCCACCCAGGCCGACGAGCTCAACCGCCAGCAGATCCTGCTGCGGGCGCTCTACGACAACATCCCGCTCACGGTCTGCGTGCTGGAGGCCACGGACTCCGGCGGGCACCGCGTGCTGCTGCTCAACCGCGCGGCGGAGGTCCTGTTCGCCCTGCCGGCCGGAACCGCCGCGGGCCGGCTGCTCGATGAGCTGCCGCTCGAACCGGAGCTGCGGGCGGAACTGACCGGTTTCATCTCCAGAAACCGGGCCGTCAGCAGCTTGGTGCGTGAAAACCGCCACTTGCCGCGCACCAACCGGGATTTTTCCCTGATGCTCGTGCCCCTGCTGTCGGGCCCCGCCGAAATTCGGCGCTGCTGTCTGCTTTTGGAGGACACCACGGAGCGGCGGCGGCTCGATGAGGAGGTCGCGCAGTCCCGCAAGCTCCGCGCCGTCGGCGAACTGGTCGGCGGCATCGCCCACGAGTTCAACAATCTGCTCACCCCGATCCTGCTCAAGAGCGGCGAGATCATGCTGGACCGGCCGCAGGACCGGGAGCTCGGCAAGTCTGTCGGTCTGATCGCCAGCACGGCCCAACGCGCCGCCGAGCTGACCCGCCGGCTGCTGACCTTCGGCCGCAAAAACGAATCCCGGCCCGAGGTCGTGCGGTTGTCCGCCGCCATCGACAGCTGCTTTGCCCTCCTGCGCCTGACCATGGACCGGCGCATCCGCTGGCAAAACGACACGCCCGCCGAGCTGCCGCCGCTCTACCTCAACGCCACCGACCTCAACCAGATCCTCGTCAACCTGATCCTGAACGCCCGTGACACCTTGCTCGACCGGCTGCAGGTTCCCCACCCCGACACCTGGATCCCGCAGATTCGCATTGATGCGGCCGCCGTGCCGGCCGAGGCCCGGCCGGCTCTTGCCGACGTGCCGACGCCCGGCCTCACCGGCTGGGTGCGCCTTGTCGTGCAAGACAACGGCATGGGCATGCCGGCCGAGGTGCGCGAACGGATCTACGAGCCCTTTTTCACCACCAAGTCGGTCGGCCAGGGCACCGGTCTCGGGCTCGCCACGGTCTGGCACCTCGTCCACATGTGCGGCGGCCATATCGAGGTGGATTCCGTGCCCGGCGAAGGCACCTCGTTCCTGATCTTCCTGCCCATCCTGCCCGCACCCCTGCCGACCATCCCGATCAGCGCGCCGGCCAATCTGCATCCCTCCGGCAACGCCCGGGTCTTCCTCGCCGAGGATGACGACTTTGTCGCGCAAACCGTCACCGCGGTGCTCAAACGCGAGGGCCATGTGATCCACCGGGAACCCGATGGCAGCACCGCGTGGCAGACGCTGGAGACCAGGTCGGAGGAATTCGACCTGCTCGTGCTCGACGTCAACATGCCCGGACTCAGTGGCATTGATGTGTTGCGGCGGGTGCGGGCTGCCGGCCGCTACCGCGGGCCGGTCATCGTCATGAGCGGCCGGTTGGGCTCGGAGGAAATGGAACTGCTCACCGCCGCCCGGGTGGATTGCATCATCCACAAGCCCTTCGAGGTGGCGGACCTGATCGCCAACCTGCGCAAGGTGCTCGCGAACCGCCGCGCAGGCTGA
- a CDS encoding PEP-CTERM sorting domain-containing protein (PEP-CTERM proteins occur, often in large numbers, in the proteomes of bacteria that also encode an exosortase, a predicted intramembrane cysteine proteinase. The presence of a PEP-CTERM domain at a protein's C-terminus predicts cleavage within the sorting domain, followed by covalent anchoring to some some component of the (usually Gram-negative) cell surface. Many PEP-CTERM proteins exhibit an unusual sequence composition that includes large numbers of potential glycosylation sites. Expression of one such protein has been shown restore the ability of a bacterium to form floc, a type of biofilm.) — protein sequence MKRTPRLTLGAFVFGCLFATSLAQTYIWTGIGDGWRGPTAPTGAGGETLVFGDAVRDVIHLPTTFNVSTLDFTIDDSFRFVPSGASTALTLTGGIDATGQTGVRFDFAEGISTTLLGNQTWNLGQGGVATIHGKLSGTADLTVTGTGQVLLLANTSGNATDFSATLTLAPDSTAPIGTISSLVLWGADSIGTGSVVYSNGGALTTHLAPTLANNFTFNSGPLLSGQVAYAPINFRNWDGPATTLTGTITLANNTTLIVNTGFANKMSGEAPNNTGIRPLPGPVSRNPLLISGNIVETGGARSLYVGGPGLMILTGTNTYTGGTKVGFRLNPATGANQNFQVGSLVFGSASAVPATGSILSGQTNLNGAHGYVGIATSAVPNAGDFANFLLKFDPTSSGSVGLDSLTAGLPSGSPSTFTDNINLTGFTTTAFEGIRLGTATSVTLTGSITPQLTANYNFGNGGGKLYVASALVNHTTSTYVATNNGGVALMLYLKGANTYTGGTYANNGFIIFDGASSIPASGILRAGGAAANVGQSYIGFTDTTLGGTAVNGATLLSGLFTKFDKPNTWGVIGFDSTNVGTPTTVTNLDLTGFNNGVFVGTTTKAVLTGGIATTTELSGGNASDTYRFTAADGGTLVVDATLFDGAGARSVMIGVPGGFTKMADGTVVLSAANNYTGGTTINGFGGITLAGATDTSFGTGTITLMSQPNQNGTIGLSATTAGRTFANQIDFAVPGTGITPQLFFTGSNSFTLSGNITGPAAGNSTGVGAVFLTNPTPINVTLSGDNTGYNGGWIVQNGTLTFASANAAGHGTLQLDSDDATAAFTTSGTLYGIVGTNGGHLHLNNGINLTFDTSTVDGTYEFGGAITAPGNVSTTASLQVTATTGGETLYLYGNNQYSGGTNITGHGALGLGANSSAGTGTITINATNGDGGLILNDSVTLTNALVLTQGALAGLGTFAPTSFNGTPGAPITIGPLQSLFPGIPDSFFPGELTLSGNTVFNNGGSYIWGLQDASFAESSGSLYITGNLDLSSVSVASFNLLLESYDAFGDEGLAAGITMGNSYQFLLIETGGTISGFSADKFLIDSSLFQNNLFPTSAFTLTADSQHIYLNFQAVPEPSTYALLALGSGWVAFALRRRRQA from the coding sequence ATGAAGCGCACACCACGACTGACGCTCGGCGCCTTTGTTTTTGGCTGCCTGTTTGCCACCTCTCTCGCGCAAACCTACATTTGGACCGGCATCGGTGATGGTTGGCGTGGTCCCACCGCCCCGACCGGAGCCGGCGGCGAAACCCTGGTTTTTGGCGACGCCGTGCGCGATGTCATCCACCTGCCGACCACGTTCAATGTCAGCACCCTCGATTTCACGATCGATGACTCTTTCCGCTTTGTTCCCAGCGGCGCCTCCACCGCGCTGACCCTGACGGGGGGTATCGACGCCACGGGTCAGACCGGCGTGCGGTTCGATTTCGCCGAGGGCATCTCCACCACGCTTTTGGGCAACCAAACCTGGAACTTGGGACAAGGGGGCGTCGCCACGATTCACGGCAAGCTCAGTGGCACCGCCGATCTGACCGTCACCGGCACCGGTCAGGTTCTGTTGCTGGCGAACACTTCGGGCAATGCCACGGATTTTTCCGCCACCCTCACCTTGGCTCCGGACTCCACCGCACCGATTGGCACCATATCCTCCCTTGTGCTCTGGGGTGCCGATTCCATCGGCACGGGCAGCGTGGTTTACTCCAACGGCGGCGCCCTGACCACCCACCTCGCGCCGACCCTGGCCAATAATTTCACCTTCAACAGCGGACCTTTGCTTTCGGGCCAAGTCGCCTACGCCCCCATCAATTTTCGCAATTGGGACGGCCCTGCCACGACCCTCACGGGGACCATCACTCTGGCCAACAACACGACTCTCATCGTCAACACGGGTTTCGCCAACAAGATGTCCGGTGAAGCCCCCAACAACACCGGCATCCGGCCGCTCCCCGGCCCGGTTTCCCGCAACCCCCTGCTGATCTCCGGCAACATCGTGGAGACCGGCGGCGCCCGCAGCCTCTATGTAGGTGGCCCCGGCCTGATGATTCTCACCGGCACCAACACCTACACCGGCGGCACCAAGGTCGGCTTCCGGCTCAACCCCGCCACCGGTGCCAACCAGAACTTCCAGGTCGGCTCGCTGGTCTTTGGAAGCGCGAGCGCCGTGCCTGCCACCGGCTCCATCCTCTCCGGCCAAACCAACCTGAACGGCGCCCACGGTTACGTCGGCATCGCCACGAGCGCGGTGCCCAACGCCGGTGACTTCGCCAACTTCCTTCTGAAATTCGATCCCACCTCCTCCGGCTCCGTCGGTCTCGATTCGCTCACCGCCGGCCTGCCCTCCGGTTCACCCTCCACCTTCACCGACAACATCAACCTGACCGGTTTCACCACCACCGCCTTCGAGGGCATACGGCTGGGCACCGCGACGAGTGTCACCCTCACTGGCAGCATCACGCCCCAACTTACCGCGAACTACAACTTCGGCAACGGCGGCGGCAAACTCTACGTCGCCTCCGCGTTGGTCAATCACACCACCTCGACCTATGTCGCGACCAACAACGGCGGCGTGGCCCTCATGCTCTATCTGAAGGGCGCCAACACCTACACCGGCGGCACCTACGCCAACAACGGCTTCATCATTTTTGACGGCGCTTCCTCCATCCCCGCCTCCGGCATCCTGCGCGCCGGCGGCGCCGCTGCGAACGTCGGCCAAAGCTACATCGGCTTCACCGACACCACCCTGGGCGGCACGGCCGTGAACGGCGCCACGCTTCTCAGCGGGCTGTTCACCAAGTTCGACAAACCCAACACGTGGGGCGTTATTGGCTTCGACTCCACCAATGTGGGCACACCCACCACCGTGACCAACCTCGACCTCACCGGGTTCAACAACGGTGTGTTTGTCGGCACCACCACCAAGGCCGTGCTCACCGGCGGCATCGCGACGACCACCGAGCTGTCCGGTGGCAACGCCTCAGACACCTACCGATTCACCGCCGCGGACGGGGGCACCTTGGTCGTGGACGCCACGCTGTTCGACGGCGCCGGTGCCCGTTCGGTCATGATCGGCGTTCCGGGCGGTTTCACGAAGATGGCTGACGGCACCGTGGTCCTGAGCGCCGCCAACAACTATACCGGCGGCACCACCATCAACGGGTTTGGCGGCATCACCCTGGCCGGTGCAACCGACACTTCTTTCGGCACCGGCACGATCACCCTGATGTCGCAGCCGAACCAAAACGGCACCATCGGCCTTTCCGCCACCACCGCGGGCCGCACTTTTGCCAATCAGATCGACTTCGCGGTGCCCGGCACGGGGATCACCCCGCAGCTGTTTTTTACCGGCTCCAACAGTTTCACCCTCTCGGGGAACATCACCGGCCCGGCGGCGGGCAACTCCACCGGCGTTGGCGCCGTCTTCCTGACGAACCCCACTCCCATCAACGTCACCCTCAGTGGCGATAACACCGGCTACAACGGCGGCTGGATTGTCCAGAACGGCACGCTCACCTTCGCCAGCGCCAACGCCGCCGGCCACGGCACCCTTCAGCTCGACAGCGACGACGCCACCGCCGCCTTCACGACCAGCGGCACTCTCTACGGCATCGTCGGGACGAACGGCGGTCATCTCCACCTCAACAACGGCATCAACCTCACCTTTGATACCAGCACCGTCGACGGCACGTATGAATTTGGTGGCGCCATAACCGCCCCCGGCAACGTGTCCACCACCGCTTCATTGCAGGTTACCGCGACCACGGGCGGCGAGACGCTCTACCTCTACGGCAACAACCAGTATTCCGGCGGCACCAACATTACCGGACACGGCGCCCTGGGCCTGGGCGCCAACTCCTCCGCCGGCACCGGCACGATCACGATCAATGCGACCAACGGCGACGGTGGCCTCATCCTCAACGACAGCGTCACCCTGACCAACGCCCTTGTGCTCACGCAGGGTGCGCTCGCCGGTCTCGGCACCTTCGCTCCCACTTCCTTCAACGGCACTCCCGGCGCGCCCATCACCATCGGGCCCCTCCAGTCGTTGTTCCCCGGCATTCCCGACAGCTTCTTTCCGGGTGAGCTCACTCTCTCGGGCAACACGGTGTTCAACAACGGCGGCAGCTACATCTGGGGCCTGCAGGACGCCTCGTTTGCCGAGAGCTCCGGCTCGCTCTATATCACCGGCAACCTCGACCTTTCCTCGGTTTCCGTCGCCTCCTTCAACCTGCTGCTCGAATCTTACGATGCGTTTGGCGACGAGGGCCTCGCGGCGGGTATCACCATGGGCAACAGCTACCAGTTCCTGCTGATCGAGACCGGAGGCACCATTTCCGGGTTCAGCGCCGACAAGTTCCTGATCGATAGCAGCCTGTTCCAAAACAACCTGTTCCCGACCTCCGCCTTCACCCTCACGGCCGACTCGCAGCACATCTACCTGAACTTCCAGGCCGTGCCCGAGCCTTCGACCTACGCGCTGCTCGCGCTCGGTTCCGGCTGGGTGGCCTTCGCCCTGCGCCGCCGGCGCCAGGCCTGA
- a CDS encoding DUF5069 domain-containing protein, giving the protein MPLVPGLRSPYAKIGRLVYFGRMLDKMRLHAAGRLPLADYGANLGKGFDSRCCNFLRVKYEDLQARVLAGDLDDAALLAWCHERGGARTDEECEIWNGFMIKRGWRDGAAGTLAQRITESGLVGQPVLTMFDYLDYDEGRASAPERPWEKI; this is encoded by the coding sequence ATGCCCCTCGTTCCCGGTCTCCGCAGTCCCTACGCCAAGATTGGCCGCCTCGTCTATTTCGGGCGCATGCTCGACAAGATGCGCCTCCACGCCGCCGGCCGGCTCCCGCTCGCCGACTACGGCGCCAACCTCGGCAAGGGCTTCGACAGCCGCTGCTGCAATTTCCTCCGCGTGAAATACGAGGACCTGCAGGCCCGCGTGCTCGCCGGCGATCTCGATGATGCCGCGCTCCTCGCCTGGTGCCACGAGCGCGGCGGCGCCCGCACCGACGAGGAATGCGAGATCTGGAACGGTTTCATGATCAAGCGCGGCTGGCGCGACGGCGCGGCCGGGACCCTCGCCCAGCGCATCACGGAAAGCGGCCTCGTGGGTCAACCGGTGCTCACCATGTTCGACTACCTCGATTACGACGAGGGTCGCGCCTCCGCCCCGGAGCGTCCTTGGGAAAAAATCTGA